A single window of Venturia canescens isolate UGA chromosome 3, ASM1945775v1, whole genome shotgun sequence DNA harbors:
- the LOC122408006 gene encoding PHD finger protein 20 isoform X2: MGMARKCCVRNCESDGKEVRYKGLPLHKFPRDPVLRNKWLGNGTFEPHFKPTTGQFVCHRHFTRADYEIIKGHKFILRKGSVPTIFENYDNHPDPLTMPVKSNISYPQEDLDLINSEILNMDNAGSGESSMFAEARTPKSDSCGEACNSRPGSSADSLNPSEMTDATDAGFKSSGENEEPLRSVEIPLDAAEYKLEVGKDEYSVMKTKMGFMEEESKAIKEEFEPTNTTEEKIIVKSDETKPKPNVNCGSLNFNPGDRIEAKDFNDKWYSARVVETDWAEREVLIHFDKSSSRFDEWIPMDSSRLRVLQMQSSEQVWVLPSPETKMRQRDDFDVGERILATWADGRKYPAKVNAVLGNDRYDVLFDDGYAKIVRSSKITKIASSTGKKAMETDSYIGSKQERRDKKRKHTVMELFQTHPRKRSKPEITAVKKDGIVASEDANNYSLDSSLDLDTSAIGTYYDSGAELLRGFENPKPKIRSYTKKIKRDAIKNDTDLEDDIGPEWIDGEPQGVEGFIVDSNEITGTRRSIIVADRRLPPIWQKHFTQRRAGTSAGKWDVLFVHKPSGKKFRSRSDIKTFIESQGCEFDSDMFDFCIHRRKSKNSIARIKHETSGEVPKKIKTILPKTKATPSTPDNSLPLSSTPADSLVPITPTTTPVEDGAVFIGSLRVEMEDSLFKCPKEGCCKNFRKENLLQMHIKHYHPEYSKFLGSTPNVADLAYARTIGESVIDVTPKKSSNNFLDKINKFEKRKAAHEKQILPGNQMISSPGQTIPLIATSPLPAINSSSDIVGSDKISGTTIRDCNDSKFELMSPVSNASMDVDEESTKKIEANCAMSPGALFDLKIREEKNQIGIKTLLPVRPSVTPTDSSRFDRSKSLDEAVQNEKIKGSRKRQLSEYSTESSKSKGRPSMQELTDDYGDLDDSALDAEGPAGLVYRFSRRKSDAKSDENSQSSQLNDSRLEKADNPKGDASKTDISIETEDGEGVMMMINGEMVKVEQLRREEIINCTCGFMEEDGLMIQCDLCLCWQHGHCNAIEREKDVPEKYICYICRHPYRQRPSMKYLHDQEWLKDGKLPSLTKRTKDQAAINRRTAMLKRSFDLVAALLQIQQILHSLRVKISVAQKKDHPKLYLWAKNWEKSEVKEPMTEPVPVMRIVKKTVETPDSGTETLIEPKAEIPNVVKEDFDEKSIASDTELMKILEEDSTHSEETKVDCKKREAKIPNGEIDASKEKDASPSENENGVATTEMKKDEEIESKDESLTKKSSTNPATSEVTIPMNSAVTEPKQESTTPPQPFVPEPEAPIDPDECRQRLLEHIEHFQNHIDSQLTTIEAQVSVLETMDPDNGALSTDVQRRTKQTMQMLMRDLRTVRKLAALC, encoded by the exons ATGGGAATGGCGCGCAAATGTTGCGTGAGAAATTGCGAGAGCGACGGTAAAGAAGTGCGTTATAAGGGTTTGCCCTTACACAAATTTCCTAGAGATCCTGTTTTACGGAACAAGTGGCTCGGTAATGGCACTTTTGAACCTCATTTCAAACCTACCACCGGCCAATTCGTCTGCCATAGACATTTTACGCGAGCTGACTACGAGATTATCAAGGGACACAAGTTCATTCTACGTAAGGGCTCTGTACCCACGATCTTCGAGAACTACGACAATCATCCCG ATCCATTAACAATGCCAGTGAAAAGCAACATCTCGTATCCCCAGGAGGATCTAGATCTAATAAACTCGGAGATATTGAATATGGACAATGCAGGAAGCGGGGAATCGTCCATGTTTGCCGAAGCAAGAACACCCAAATCGGACAGTTGTGGCGAAGCCTGTAATTCTAGGCCAGGTTCATCCGCAGACTCTTTAAATCCGTCCGAAATGACAGATGCAACGGATGCTGGCTTCAAGTCGTCAGGAGAAAATGAGGAACCTTTAAGATCCGTGGAAATTCCATTGGATGCGGCGGAGTACAAGTTGGAAGTGGGCAAAGATGAATATTCTGTTATGAAAACTAAAATGGGCTTCATGGAAGAAGAATCTAAAGCCATCAAGGAAGAGTTTGAACCTACAAATACaacagaggaaaaaataatcgtaaaaAGCGACGAGACAAAGCCGAAACCAAACGTAAATTGTGGATCATTGAATTTTAATCCAGGCGATAGAATCGAAGCCAAAGATttcaatgacaaatg GTATTCGGCACGAGTGGTCGAAACCGACTGGGCCGAGAGAGAAGTTTTGATACATTTTGACAAATCGAGCTCGAGATTCGACGAATGGATCCCTATGGATAGTTCCAGACTCAGAGTTCTACAAATGCAGTCAAG TGAACAAGTTTGGGTGCTACCGAGTCC GGAAACGAAAATGAGGCAACGAGATGATTTTGATGTTGGGGAGAGAATTTTAGCTACGTGGGCGGACGGAAGAAAATATCCAGCCAAAGTAAACGCTGTGTTGGGAAACg ACAGATACGACGTTCTGTTCGATGACGGATATGCAAAAATCGTGAGATCTTCGAAAATCACGAAGATCGCGTCGAGCACGGGAAAA AAAGCGATGGAAACAGATTCTTATATCGGCAGCAAACAAGAGAGAAGAGACAAAAAGCGCAAACATACGGTTATGGAACTCTTCCAAACGCATCCAAGGAAGCGCAGCAAGCCTGAAATAACAGCTGTTAAGAAAGATGGAATAGTGGCTTCGGAAGATGCTAATAATTATAGCCTTGATAGCAGCCTTGATCTTGATACCTCTGCTATTGGCACTTACTATGATTCTGGAGCAGAATTACTTCGTGGCTTTGAAAATCCTAAACCGAAGATCAGATCTTACACCAAAAAAATCAAGCGTGATGCGATTAAGAACGATACTGATCTGGAGGATGACATTGGACCTGAATGGATCGACGGGGAGCCTCAAGGCGTTGAGGGATTCATCGTTGATAGCAATGAGA TTACCGGAACACGTCGATCGATAATCGTTGCAGACAGGAGATTGCCTCCGATATGGCAGAAACACTTTACCCAAAGAAGGGCGGGCACATCCGCTGGAAAGTGGGACGTTCTTTTCGTACA TAAGCCGAGCGGAAAAAAGTTTCGCTCAAGAAGTGACATCAAAACGTTCATCGAAAGTCAAGGCTGTGAATTCGATTCGGACATGTTTGATTTTTGCATTCATCGTCGGAAGAGCAAGAATTCAATCGCCAGAATAAAGCACGAGACTTCAGGAGAAGTTCCGAAGAAAATCAAAACTATCCTGCCGAAGACGAAAGCTACTCCTTCGACGCCCGATAATTCGTTGCCCTTGTCCTCTACTCCTGCGGATTCTTTAGTTCCGATAACACCCACGACAACACCTGTCGAAGATGGAG CGGTTTTCATCGGAAGTTTGCGGGTTGAGATGGAAGATAGTCTCTTCAAATGTCCCAAAGAAGGATGTTGCAAGAATTTTCGCAAAGAGAATCTCTTGCAAATGCACATAAAGCACTACCATCCAGAATATTCCAAGTTTTTGGGCTCGACACCGAACGTAGCGGATCTGGCGTATGCTAGAACGATCGGAGAGTCGGTGATCGATGTGACACCAAAGAAATCGTCCAACAACTTTTTGGACAAGatcaataaatttgagaagagAAAAGCGGCGCACGAGAAACAGATTTTGCCGGGGAATCAAATGATTTCGTCGCCAGGACAAACAATTCCGTTGATCGCAACGTCTCCGCTTCCGGCAATAAATTCCAGTTCGGACATTGTCGGATCGGACAAAATCTCTGGAACAACTATTCGCGACTGCAACGATTCGAAATTCGAGCTTATGTCGCCAGTGTCGAACGCAAGCATGGATGTCGACGaagaatcgacgaaaaaaatcgaagccaATTGTGCAATGTCGCCCGGAGCACTTttcgatttgaaaattcgcgaggaaaaaaatcaaattggtATCAAAACTTTGCTGCCCGTAAGACCCTCGGTCACTCCTACGGATTCTTCAAGATTCGATCGATCCAAATCGCTCGACGAAGCTGTTCAAAACGAGAAAATCAAGGGATCCAGAAAACGTCAACTTTCCGAGTACAGCACCGAATCTTCAAAATCTAAAGGAAGGCCAA GCATGCAGGAGCTTACGGATGATTATGGGGATTTAGATGACAGTGCATTGGATGCGGAGGGGCCAGCGGGTCTCGTTTATAGATTCAGTCGTAGGAAATCAGACGCAAAGAGCGACGAAAACAGCCAAAGCA GTCAGCTAAATGATTCACGTCTCGAAAAAGCCGATAACCCCAAAGGGGATGCATCTAAAACAGATATTAGTATCGAGACTGAAG ACGGAGAAGGTGTCATGATGATGATCAATGGCGAAATGGTCAAAGTCGAACAGCTCCGACGAGAAGAAATTATCAATTGTACCTGTGGCTTCATGGAAGAAGATGGACTCATGATCCAATGCGATCTTTGCCTTTGCTGGCAACATGGCCATTGCAATGCCATTGAACGAGAGAAAGATGTGccggaaaaatatatttgctaTATTTGCCGTCATCCTTATCGACAACGCCCGTCTATGAAGTATTTGCATGACCAGGAATGGCTCAAGGATGGCAAGTTGCCGAG CTTAACAAAACGAACCAAAGATCAAGCAGCTATAAACCGGAGGACGGCGATGCTGAAGCGATCTTTTGATCTCGTAGCTGCGTTATTGCAAATTCAGCAGATTCTTCACAGTCTTCGCGTGAAAATTAGCGTAGCCCA AAAAAAGGATCATCCGAAATTGTACTTATGGGCTAAGAATTGGGAAAAGTCGGAAGTAAAAGAGCCGATGACCGAGCCTGTGCCGGTGATGCGAATCGTTAAGAAGACGGTTGAAACCCCTGATTCTGGCACGGAAACTCTCATCGAGCCAAAAGCTGAGATACCTAATGTCGTGAAAGaggatttcgatgaaaaatccaTCGCGTCGGACACAGAACTCATGAAGATTCTAGAAGAAGACAGCACGCATTCGGAAGAAACAAAAGTCGATTGCAAAAAACGGGAAGCGAAAATTCCGAATGGGGAAATCGACGCTTCGAAGGAAAAAGATGCATCTCcgagtgaaaatgaaaatggcgTTGCTACGAcggaaatgaagaaagatgAAGAAATTG AATCGAAGGACGAGTCATTGACTAAAAAGTCGTCGACAAATCCAGCAACTTCTGAAGTAACGATACCGATGAATTCCGCAGTCACCGAACCAAAACAGGAATCGACCACGCCACCCCAACCTTTCGTCCCCGAGCCTGAAGCCCCCATCGATCCGGACGAGTGCCGACAACGTCTTCTCGAGCATATCGAACACTTTCAGAATCACATAGATTCACAATTGACCACTATCGAGGCACAAGTCtccg TTTTGGAGACGATGGATCCCGATAATGGAGCTCTTTCGACAGACGTGCAACGTCGAACAAAGCAAACCATGCAAATGCTTATGCGTGATTTACGTACAGTTCGAAAGCTGGCAGCCCTTTgctga